One segment of Trypanosoma brucei brucei TREU927 chromosome 8, complete sequence DNA contains the following:
- a CDS encoding variant surface glycoprotein (VSG)-related, putative, translating to MCGIKYCVVLFALVLRTSISGEGKIVNEDEFGALCGMINFAKGALQRVEEAQEVNKSLTKIGSRCLELAGDVKLNNTCIDNNDESCEYSKVFWDAAKLSMSEGNAGKESLDDEKLEKVKQVASAAETIYGNMTKRHWVLNGDIIKQMLNRALYGIPHQPKKMRERSATRKRVCEEDVSQPEVNQGPVSLSRDLLCLCATDRKSRRKTKLCCENCVSGENRRVWRPRNDAQKRWNFLVSQCSNVEGHKEGFAKLVEKFRRSLNHRVDGCSGTMYVLGKHKKQLFWPLEFLSGYVPGPGVHYIINTRAGMVEDIPWLGELREIATLMGDSSEDNVEGRELKSAIEKLEGDLEELFPTGGVRRG from the coding sequence atgTGTGGTATTAAATATTGCGTCGTTTTGTTTGCCTTGGTGCTCCGAACAAGTATCTccggggagggaaaaattgTCAATGAAGATGAATTTGGAGCCCTATGTGGTATGATTAATTTCGCGAAAGGTGCATTGCAAAGGGTAGAAGAAGCCCAGGAAGTCAACAAGTCATTGACGAAGATTGGATCAAGATGTCTTGAGTTGGCTGGAGACGTGAAATTAAACAATACCTGTATTGACAACAATGACGAAAGCTGTGAATACTCCAAGGTGTTTTGGGATGCAGCAAAACTGTCGATgagcgagggaaatgcaggCAAAGAAAGTTTGGATGATGAGAAACTGGAGAAGGTAAAGCAAGTAGCATCCGCTGCCGAAACGATATATGGGAATATGACGAAGAGACACTGGGTGTTGAACGGGGATATAATAAAGCAAATGCTGAATCGCGCCCTTTATGGTATACCACATCAGCcgaaaaaaatgagggaaagaagtgCAACCAGAAAGCGTGTATGTGAGGAAGATGTTTCACAACCCGAAGTGAATCAGGGGCCCGTGTCACTGAGCAGGGATTTACTGTGTCTGTGCGCAACAGACAGAAAGTCAAGAAGGAAAACCAAACTTTGCTGTGAAAATTGCGTTTCTGGTGAAAATCGTAGAGTGTGGAGACCAAGAAATGATGCCCAGAAGAGGTGGAATTTCCTTGTGTCCCAGTGTTCAAATGTGGAGGGGCACAAAGAAGGGTTTGCTAAGCTGGTGGAAAAATTTCGTCGCAGCCTGAACCACCGTGTCGATGGTTGCAGCGGGACTATGTACGTTTtgggaaaacacaaaaagcaaCTCTTTTGGCCGCTCGAGTTCCTGTCGGGGTACGTACCTGGCCCGGGTGTGCATTACATTATAAACACCAGGGCTGGGATGGTTGAGGACATACCTTGGTTGGGTGAATTGCGGGAAATTGCGACGTTAATGGGTGATTCAAGTGAGGACAATGTAGAGGGAAGAGAGCTGAAGAGTGCCATTGAGAAGTTGGAAGGCGACCTCGAAGAATTATTTCCAACAGGGGGTGTTAGGAGGGGCTGA